In the genome of Meles meles chromosome 2, mMelMel3.1 paternal haplotype, whole genome shotgun sequence, one region contains:
- the NAAA gene encoding N-acylethanolamine-hydrolyzing acid amidase isoform X2 — translation MRAAGPGARAGPALLLLWAAAGVSAAASPPAPPLVNVSLDAAPALRWLPALRRFDLDFLRSAMAHILGNKVPKWVHAWVGKAVEELEPFLPQPFADEIRGLCEVLDYSLADCLLLNLVYESTAFCTSIVAQDSRGHIYHGRNLDYPFGNFLRKLTVDVQFLKNGQVAFTGTTFIGYVGVWTGQSPYKFTVSGDERDKGWWWENVIAALFRGHYPVSWLLRTTLSESENFQEAVMKLAKTPLIADVYYIVGGTSPREGVVITRNRNGPADIWPLDPLNGAWFRVETNYDHWKPVPKEDDRRTPAIKALNATGQANLSLEKLFQVLSVFPVYNKRILWAVASRVYSPHRPLM, via the exons ATGCGCGCCGCGGGGCCGGGGGCGCGCGCGGGGccggcgctgctgctgctctgggccgCGGCCGGGGTGTCCGCCGCCGCCTCGCCCCCAGCGCCGCCGCTCGTCAACGTGAGCCTGGACGCGGCGCCCGCGCTGCGCTGGCTGCCCGCGCTGCGGCGCTTCGACCTGGACTTCTTGCGCTCGGCGATGGCGCACATCCTCGG GAATAAGGTCCCCAAGTGGGTCCACGCGTGGGTCGGGAAGGCGGTGGAGGAGCTGGAGCCCTTCCTGCCGCAGCCCTTCGCCGACGAGATCCGCGGCCTGTGCGAGGTCCTCGACTACAGCCTGGCCGACTGCCTGCTGCTCAACCTGGTGTACGAGTCCACCGC ATTCTGCACCAGTATTGTGGCTCAAGATTCCAGAGGCCACATTTACCACGGCCGGAATCTGGATTATCCTTTCGGAAATTTCTTACGCAAGCTGACCGTGGATGTGCAGTTCTTAAAGAACGGGCAG GTGGCATTCACAGGAACCACGTTTATTGGCTATGTAGGAGTGTGGACCGGCCAGAGTCCATACAAGTTTACAGTTTCTGGCGATGAACGAG ACAAAGGCTGGTGGTGGGAGAATGTGATCGCTGCCCTCTTCCGGGGACACTATCCGGTCAGCTGGCTTCTCCGCACG ACCTTGAGTGAGTCAGAAAACTTCCAAGAAGCTGTGATGAAACTGGCTAAGACTCCCCTGATCGCTGACGTCTATTATATCGTCGGGGGTACGTCCCCCCGGGAGGGAGTGGTCATCACGAGGAACAGAAACGGCCCAGCAGACATCTGGCCTCTGGATCCTTTAAATGGAGC GTGGTTCCGGGTTGAGACAAATTACGACCACTGGAAGCCAGTACCCAAGGAGGACGACCGGAG GACGCCTGCCATCAAAGCCCTTAATGCCACCGGCCAGGCCAACCTCAGCCTGGAGAAGCTCTTCCAG GTTTTGTCAGTGTTTCCGGTCTATAACAA GCGCATTCTGTGGGCAGTGGCTTCTCGGGTGTACAGCCCACATCGTCCTCTGATGTGA
- the NAAA gene encoding N-acylethanolamine-hydrolyzing acid amidase isoform X1, translated as MRAAGPGARAGPALLLLWAAAGVSAAASPPAPPLVNVSLDAAPALRWLPALRRFDLDFLRSAMAHILGNKVPKWVHAWVGKAVEELEPFLPQPFADEIRGLCEVLDYSLADCLLLNLVYESTAFCTSIVAQDSRGHIYHGRNLDYPFGNFLRKLTVDVQFLKNGQVAFTGTTFIGYVGVWTGQSPYKFTVSGDERDKGWWWENVIAALFRGHYPVSWLLRTTLSESENFQEAVMKLAKTPLIADVYYIVGGTSPREGVVITRNRNGPADIWPLDPLNGAWFRVETNYDHWKPVPKEDDRRTPAIKALNATGQANLSLEKLFQVLSVFPVYNNYTVYTTVMSAASPERYMTRIRNLGSK; from the exons ATGCGCGCCGCGGGGCCGGGGGCGCGCGCGGGGccggcgctgctgctgctctgggccgCGGCCGGGGTGTCCGCCGCCGCCTCGCCCCCAGCGCCGCCGCTCGTCAACGTGAGCCTGGACGCGGCGCCCGCGCTGCGCTGGCTGCCCGCGCTGCGGCGCTTCGACCTGGACTTCTTGCGCTCGGCGATGGCGCACATCCTCGG GAATAAGGTCCCCAAGTGGGTCCACGCGTGGGTCGGGAAGGCGGTGGAGGAGCTGGAGCCCTTCCTGCCGCAGCCCTTCGCCGACGAGATCCGCGGCCTGTGCGAGGTCCTCGACTACAGCCTGGCCGACTGCCTGCTGCTCAACCTGGTGTACGAGTCCACCGC ATTCTGCACCAGTATTGTGGCTCAAGATTCCAGAGGCCACATTTACCACGGCCGGAATCTGGATTATCCTTTCGGAAATTTCTTACGCAAGCTGACCGTGGATGTGCAGTTCTTAAAGAACGGGCAG GTGGCATTCACAGGAACCACGTTTATTGGCTATGTAGGAGTGTGGACCGGCCAGAGTCCATACAAGTTTACAGTTTCTGGCGATGAACGAG ACAAAGGCTGGTGGTGGGAGAATGTGATCGCTGCCCTCTTCCGGGGACACTATCCGGTCAGCTGGCTTCTCCGCACG ACCTTGAGTGAGTCAGAAAACTTCCAAGAAGCTGTGATGAAACTGGCTAAGACTCCCCTGATCGCTGACGTCTATTATATCGTCGGGGGTACGTCCCCCCGGGAGGGAGTGGTCATCACGAGGAACAGAAACGGCCCAGCAGACATCTGGCCTCTGGATCCTTTAAATGGAGC GTGGTTCCGGGTTGAGACAAATTACGACCACTGGAAGCCAGTACCCAAGGAGGACGACCGGAG GACGCCTGCCATCAAAGCCCTTAATGCCACCGGCCAGGCCAACCTCAGCCTGGAGAAGCTCTTCCAG GTTTTGTCAGTGTTTCCGGTCTATAACAA cTACACAGTTTACACGACAGTCATGAGCGCCGCCAGCCCAGAGAGGTACATGACAAGGATCAGAAACCTGGGTTCAAA atga